The Helianthus annuus cultivar XRQ/B chromosome 16, HanXRQr2.0-SUNRISE, whole genome shotgun sequence genome includes a window with the following:
- the LOC110920259 gene encoding B3 domain-containing protein At2g31720 translates to MNNLLLSLNLHAPFATPALFNDRSLQLEDEDGHDHHQKIKTSYTKGELFAIANTLATNKVMIKKRKLCSLTEEDNNNKKKRKMPKKKEHVPVVNNESIVQLKRFITGEMGGLDMKLVIQKVLYESDMKKDQSRLNMPILQLKTQPHQFLTDEEIRMIDESKDGMEVRVVGSKLRMYERPLWLKKWHLQQTDNYVLKTNWNKFVADNEDLKKDTMIQVWAFRKNRKLCFAIVPVEL, encoded by the coding sequence ATGAACAATCTTCTTCTGTCCCTCAACCTTCATGCTCCATTCGCCACACCGGCATTGTTCAATGATCGTAGTTTACAGTTGGAAGATgaagatggtcatgatcatcacCAAAAGATAAAAACATCATATACGAAGGGGGAGTTGTTTGCTATTGCGAACACGTTAGCAACCAACAAAGTAATGATCAAGAAACGCAAATTATGTTCGTTGACGGAGGAGGACAATAACAACAAAAAGAAGAGGAAGATGCCAAAGAAGAAGGAGCATGTGCCGGTGGTGAACAACGAATCAATCGTTCAGTTGAAACGGTTCATCACGGGTGAGATGGGTGGTCTAGACATGAAGCTTGTGATCCAGAAAGTCTTGTATGAAAGTGATATGAAAAAAGATCAAAGCAGGTTAAACATGCCGATATTGCAACTGAAAACACAACCACATCAGTTCTTGACGGATGAGGAGATAAGAATGATTGATGAAAGTAAAGATGGTATGGAGGTTAGAGTTGTGGGTTCAAAGCTGCGAATGTATGAGCGACCGCTGTGGTTGAAGAAGTGGCATTTGCAACAGACGGACAACTATGTGTTGAAGACAAACTGGAACAAATTTGTGGCTGATAATGAGGATCTGAAGAAAGATACGATGATTCAAGTGTGGGCGTTTCGTAAAAACCGAAAGTTATGCTTTGCCATTGTACCAGTGGAGTTGTGA
- the LOC110915016 gene encoding uncharacterized protein LOC110915016, with product MGDTSTSATMISKLDIGDPLYLHPSDSSTLTIVSIKLKGTENYPVWSNAMRLALEAKNKYGFIDGKCIKPKDDQVLANQWERCNSVVITWLLNSISEELFLGQVFSKLASEVWTDLKESFDKVDGSVVYDLYKRINGISQNGSTVAEYYNRLTTMWKQFDAMVQLPTCSCQAAKDYNDFSTLIKLMQFLMGLDDVYQPVRTNLLTREPFPSVKVAFSIVSREESHRLSSNGSKGQNVSFVTKSGQSFDSRKKNTRGPNPSLKCSHCNMLGHTVDRCYEIIGYPPGFRKRPGGQVPRSNVSNNNNKNNTTVGSSNSVGTAMPFTSEQISKLLSLVGENSGGEQAKSNMGGFEIQEGPGDW from the exons ATGGGGGATACTAGTACTTCTGCTACCATGATTAGTAAGCTTGATATTGGAGACCCTTTGTACCTTCACCCTAGTGACTCTAGTACCTTAACTATTGTTAGTATAAAGCTAAAAGGAACTGAAAATTACCCTGTCTGGTCTAATGCTATGAGACTTGCTTTAGAAGCGAAAAATAAATATGGGTTTATTGATGGTAAGTGTATAAAACCAAAAGATGATCAGGTCTTAGCAAATCAATGGGAAAGGTGTAATTCAGTGGTGATTACTTGGTTGTTAAACTCTATTTCTGAGGAGTTATTTCTGGGGCAAGTTTTTTCTAAACTTGCCTCAGAAGTCTGGACTGATTTAAAAGAGTCATTTGATAAAGTGGATGGTTCTGTTGTGTATGATTTGTATAAAAGAATAAATGGTATTTCTCAAAATGGAAGCACTGTTGCTGAATACTATAACAGACTGACAACcatgtggaagcagtttgatgcaaTGGTGCAGCTTCCTACATGTTCTTGTCAGGCTGCTAAAGATTACAACGATTTTTCTACTCTCATTAAACTAATGCAGTTTCTTATGGGGCTTGATGATGTTTATCAGCCTGTAAGAACAAACTTATTAACAAGAGAACCATTCCCTTCAGTTAAGGTTGCATTTTCTATTGTGTCCAGAGAGGAGTCTCATAGGTTGTCTTCAAATGGGTCTAAAGGTCAAAATGTATCGTTTGTAACTAAGTCTGGTCAATCATTTGATTCTAGGAAGAAAAATACTAGAGGTCCTAACCCTAGCCTAAAATGTTCTCATTGTAATATGCTTGGTCATACGGTTGACCGATGTTATGAGATTATTGGATATCCTCCTGGTTTTAGGAAAAGACCAGGTGGACAGGTTCCTAGGTCTAAtgtgtctaataataataataaaaacaatacTACTGTTGGGTCTTCAAATTCTGTTGGTACTGCTATGCCTTTCACTTCTGAGCAGATTTCTAAGTTGTTGAGTCTTGTTGGGGAGAATTCTGGTGGTGAACAGGCTAAATCTAATATGGGAG GATTTGAGATCCAAGAAGGTCCTGGTGACTGGTAG
- the LOC110917551 gene encoding putative B3 domain-containing protein At2g27410, producing MADAVVIMSDTAPVIRSRNPKRLTTENSVYLRKIEELANEKLRFFRDKELREQETNKSNPKSVRTSGKKKKISKSKRPPSTGEASSKKRKVPKKADDRPKKPVVVNEITEGLKEFIVNEMKGRDVRLVIQKKLFDSDTRHGLNRLNMPLKQLQTNEFLTQDEKDHLKKEKGNQIEVRLLGPTLEMYKDPMSLRWWPMEKTDNYVFATNWYRFWSENKLHLKRDSNVQVWSFRGSDQKLCFAVVCVEEPVVEVVDSDS from the coding sequence ATGGCGGATGCAGTCGTGATCATGTCAGACACTGCACCCGTGATCAGATCACGTAACCCGAAAAGATTGACGACAGAAAACAGTGTTTACCTGCGCAAGATAGAAGAACTTGCGAACGAGAAGTTAAGATTCTTTCGTGACAAGGAGTTACGTGAACAAGAAACAAACAAGTCAAACCCTAAATCCGTCCGTACATccgggaagaagaagaagatatcAAAGAGTAAACGGCCACCGTCCACCGGAGAAGCCAGTAGTAAGAAAAGAAAAGTACCAAAGAAGGCAGACGACCGTCCAAAGAAGCCGGTGGTGGTGAACGAGATAACGGAGGGGTTGAAAGAGTTTATTGTGAATGAGATGAAGGGTAGGGACGTGAGACTTGTGATACAGAAGAAGTTGTTTGATTCGGATACCAGGCATGGGTTAAACAGGTTGAACATGCCGCTTAAGCAACTGCAGACTAATGAGTTCTTGACGCAGGATGAGAAGGATCATCTTAAGAAAGAAAAAGGAAACCAGATTGAGGTTCGGTTGTTGGGGCCAACGTTGGAGATGTACAAGGATCCGATGAGTTTGAGGTGGTGGCCCATGGAAAAAACTGACAATTATGTGTTTGCGACTAACTGGTATAGATTTTGGTCGGAGAATAAGTTGCATCTGAAGAGAGACTCGAATGTTCAAGTGTGGTCGTTTCGTGGATCGGATCAGAAGTTGTGTTTTGCCGTTGTTTGTGTGGAGGAACCAGTTGTTGAAGTCGTGGATTCTGACTCTTGA